The Mustela erminea isolate mMusErm1 chromosome 18, mMusErm1.Pri, whole genome shotgun sequence genome has a window encoding:
- the TSR1 gene encoding pre-rRNA-processing protein TSR1 homolog: MAAHRSGPLKQQNKAHKGGRHRGRGSAQRDGKGRLALKTLSKKVRKELSRVDQRHRASQLRKQKKEAVLAEKRQLGCKDSPPHQVLVVPLHDRISLPEAFRLLQDKDTGTVHLNEWGSTHSFMLLCPRLKHRWFFTSARPGDLHTVLDMAKVADTILFLLDPLEGWDSTGDYCLSCLFAQGLPTYALAVQGVSGLPPRKQIDGRRKLTKTVEKRFPDDKLLLLDTQQEADMLLRQLANQKQRHLAFRDRRAYLFAHAADFVPSEENNLVGTLKISGYVRGQALNVNSLLHIIGQGDFQMKQIDAPLDPFPLNPRVIKSQKDPSMAMEICTPDAVADMEEDLKVLMKADPDKQESLQTEVIPDPMEGEQTWPTEEELSEANDFLKKSPRLVKKVPKGTSSYQAEWILDEDGESGGEDESDDMEHEDFIEEESQDEGSEKEEEEEYETMTVGESVRDDLYDENVNDEAEEKMLEKYKQERLQEMFPDEVDTPRDVAARIRFQKYRGLKSFRTSPWDPKENLPQDYARIFQFQNFTNTRKRIFKEIEEKEVEGAEVGWYVTLHVSKVPVSVYEYFKRGAPLIAFSLLPHEQKMSVLNMVVSRHSGHTEPVKAKEELIFHCGFRRFRASPLFSQHTAADKHKFQRFLTADVALVVTVYGPITFPPASVLLFKQNSNGMHSLIATGYLLSVDPDRMVIKRVVLSGHPFKIFTKMAVVRYMFFNREDVLWFKPVELRTKWGRRGHIKEPLGTHGHMKCSFDGKLKSQDTVLMNLYKRVFPKWTYDPYVPEPVPWMKKEISLAVPEMDME, from the exons ATGGCGGCTCACCGTTCTGGGCCGCTGAAGCAGCAGAATAAAGCTCATAAGGGCGGGCGCCATCGGGGTCGGGGATCCGCGCAGCGGGACGGCAAGG GTCGTCTAGCGCTGAAAACCCTAAGCAAGAAGGTGAGGAAAGAGCTCAGCAGAGTGGACCAGAGGCATCGCGCGAGCCAACTCCGAAAGCAGAAGAAGGAGGCG GTTCTGGCAGAGAAGAGACAGCTGGGCTGCAAGGATAGTCCTCCTCATCAGGTACTGGTGGTGCCCCTGCATGACAGGATTTCCCTGCCAGAGGCCTTTCGGTTGCTTCAGGATAAGGACACCGGAACAGTACACTTGAATGAATGGGGAAGCACCCATAGCTTTATGCTGTTATGCCCCCGCTTGAAACATCGGTGGTTTTTCACATCTGCAAGGCCAG GAGATCTGCACACTGTTTTAGACATGGCCAAAGTCGCGGATACCATCCTTTTCCTCCTTGATCCACTAGAAGGCTGGGACAGCACTGGGGATTACTGcctttcctgcctctttgctCAGGGCCTTCCCACGTATG CACTAGCTGTCCAGGGTGTTTCTGGCCTCCCACCAAGGAAACAAATAGATGGCAGAAGGAAGCTAACTAAAACAGTAGAGAAGCGTTTTCCTGATGACAAACTTCTCCTGTTAGACACTCAACAGGAGGCAGATATGCTGCTCCGGCAGTTGGCTAACCAAAAGCAACGGCATCTTGCCTTTCGAGATAGACGGGCATACCTGTTTGCTCATGCTGCTGACTTTGTGCCGAGTGAAGAAAATAACTTGGTGGGCACTTTGAAAATCTCAGGCTATGTTCGTGGGCAGGCTCTGAATGTAAATAGCTTGTTGCATATCATTGGACAGGGTGATTTCCAGATGAAACAGATAGATGCCCCTCTGGACCCTTTCCCTTTAAATCCTAGAGTGATCAAATCCCAAAAGGACCCAAGCATGGCAATGGAG atttgcACTCCAGATGCTGTAGCTGATATGGAGGAAGACCTTAAGGTCCTAATGAAGGCAGACCCTGATAAACAAGAGTCTTTGCAAACAGAGGTTATCCCAGATCCAATGGAGGGGGAGCAGACCTGGCCCACAGAGGAGGAGCTGAGTGAGGCAAATG ACTTCTTGAAGAAAAGTCCCAGGTTGGTAAAGAAAGTTCCCAAAGGGACATCCAGTTACCAAGCTGAATGGATTTTGGATGAGGATGGTGAAAGTGGTGGGGAAGATGAATCTGATGATATGGAACATGAGGATTTTATTGAAGAGGAATCTCAG GATGAGGGCagtgaaaaggaagaggaggaggaatatGAAACTATGACTGTGGGAGAGTCTGTGCGTGATGATCTATATGATGAGAATGTGAATGACGAGGCTGAGGAAAAAATGTTGGAGAAATATAAACAAGAAAGACTGCAAGAGATGTTTCCAGATGAAGTAGATACTCCCCGTGATGTGGCTGCAAGAATTCG ATTTCAGAAATACAGAGGCCTCAAGAGCTTCCGGACATCTCCATGGGATCCTAAGGAAAACCTTCCTCAAGATTATGCTCGGATCTTTCAGTTTCAGAACTTCACTAATACTAGGAAacgcatttttaaagaaattgaggaaaaagaGGTTGAAGGAGCTGAG GTTGGCTGGTATGTCACACTTCATGTCTCTAAAGTCCCTGTCTCAGTGTATGAGTACTTTAAGCGAGGAGCACCCTTGATTGCATTTTCTTTACTACCTCATGAACAGAAG ATGTCAGTACTGAATATGGTGGTGAGCCGGCACTCTGGCCACACTGAACCTGTGAAAGCCAAAGAGGAGCTCATCTTCCACTGTGGGTTCAGGCGCTTCCGAGCCTCACCTTTATTCTCTCAGCACACTGCAG CGGATAAACATAAATTTCAGAGATTCCTGACTGCTGATGTGGCCTTGGTGGTGACAGTGTATGGCCCAATCACGTTTCCTCCTGCATCTGTGCTGCTTTTCAAACAGAATAGCAACG GAATGCACAGCCTCATTGCCACAGGCTATCTATTGTCAGTGGATCCAGACAGAATGGTCATCAAGAGAGTTGTTTTGAGCGGTCATCCTTTCAAAATTTTTACTAAGATGGCAGTAGTGCGTTACATGTTCTTCAACAGAG AGGATGTGTTATGGTTTAAACCAGTGGAACTGAGAACAAAGTGGGGCCGCAGGGGACACATCAAGGAACCTTTGG GTACTCATGGCCACATGAAGTGCAGTTTTGATGGGAAGCTAAAATCTCAGGACACAGTACTGATGAACCTCTATAAACGAGTTTTCCCCAAGTGGACTTATGATCCATATGTACCAGAACCAGTACCGTGGATGAAAAAGGAGATTTCTTTAGCAGTGCCTGAAATGGACATGGAGTAA
- the SRR gene encoding serine racemase, protein MCAQYCISFADVEKAHVNIQDFIHLTPVLTSFIFNQVTGRNVFFKCELFQKTGSFKIRGALNAVKGLTPATSEEKPKAVVTHSSGNHGQALAYAAKLEGIPAYIVVPETAPNCKKLAIQAYGASIVYSEQSDESRENVTRRIMKETEGIMVHPNQEPAVIAGQGTIAMEVLNQVPLVDALVVPVGGGGMVAGIAITVKALRPSVKVYAAEPLNADDCYQSKLKGELTPNPYPPETIADGVKSSIGLNTWPIIRDLVDDVFTVTEEEIKYATQLVWERMKLLIEPTAGVAVAAVLSQHFQTVSPEVKNICIVLSGGNVDLTSLTWVKQAERPAPYQSVSV, encoded by the exons ATGTGTGCTCAGTACTGCATCTCTTTTGCTGATGTTGAAAAAGCTCATGTCAacattcaagattttattcacctCACACCAGTGCTAACAAGTTTCATTTTCAATCAAGTAACAGGGCGCAATGTTTTCTTCAAATGTGAACTCTTCCAGAAAACTGGATCTTTTAAG ATTCGCGGTGCCCTTAATGCAGTCAAAGGCTTGACTCCTGCCACCTCGGAAGAGAAGCCCAAAGCCGTGGTTACTCACAGCAGTGGAAACCATGGCCAGGCTCTCGCCTATGCTGCTAAATTGGAAG GAATTCCTGCTTATATTGTGGTGCCCGAAACAGCTCCCAATTGTAAAAAATTGGCAATACAAGCCTATGGAGCCTCCATAGTGTACAGTGAACAGAGTGATGAG TCCAGAGAAAATGTTACCAGAAGAAttatgaaagaaacagaaggcatcATGGTACATCCCAACCAGGAGCCTGCAGTGATAGCTGGGCAAGGGACAATTGCCATGGAAGTACTAAACCAG GTACCCTTGGTAGATGCACTGGTGGTACctgtaggaggaggaggaatggttGCTGGAATAGCAATTACAGTTAAG GCTCTGAGACCTAGTGTGAAGGTATATGCTGCTGAACCCTTGAATGCAGATGACTGCTACCAGTCCAAGCTGAAAGGGGAACTGACTCCCAATCCCTATCCTCCAGAAACCATAGCAGATGGTGTCAAATCCAGCATTGGCTTAAACACCTGGCCTATTATAAGGGACCTTGTCGATGATGTCTTCACagtcacagaggaagaaattaag TATGCAACCCAGCTGGTGTGGGAGAGGATGAAACTGCTTATTGAACCTACAGCTGGTGTTGCAGTGGCCGCTGTCCTGTCTCAGCATTTTCAAACAGTTTCCCCAGAAGTAAAGAACATTTGTATTGTACTCAGTGGTGGAAATGTAGACCTAACCTCCCTAACTTGGGTGAAGCAGGCTGAAAGGCCAGCTCCTTATCAATCTGTTTCTGTTTAG